From the Burkholderia glumae LMG 2196 = ATCC 33617 genome, one window contains:
- a CDS encoding glycosyltransferase codes for MTHPEPRATNPEVSIVIPVYNEEDGLAALFARLYPALDALDASYEVIFINDGSRDRSAALLGEQFRARPDTTRVVLLNGNYGQHMAILAGFEQSRGQVVITLDADLQNPPEEIGKLVAKMREGYDYVGTIRKQRQDSLFRRKASAAMNRLRERITRIKMTDQGCMLRAYSRQIIDTINRCGEVNTFIPALAYTFAQNPTEIEVAHEERFAGESKYSLYSLIRLNFDLVTGFSVVPLQWLSFVGVILSIGSAALFLLLLIRRFVIGAEVQGVFTLFAITFFLLGVIIFALGLLGEYIGRIYQQVRARPRYLIQTVLEERPERSHLPLPGGAGHRVEASR; via the coding sequence ATGACTCACCCTGAACCACGCGCCACGAACCCGGAAGTCTCGATCGTCATCCCCGTGTACAACGAGGAAGACGGGCTCGCCGCGCTCTTCGCCCGACTCTATCCGGCGCTCGATGCGCTCGATGCCTCGTACGAAGTGATCTTCATCAACGACGGCAGCCGCGACCGCTCGGCCGCGCTGCTCGGCGAGCAGTTCCGCGCCCGCCCCGACACCACGCGCGTGGTGCTGCTCAACGGCAACTACGGCCAGCACATGGCGATTCTCGCCGGCTTCGAGCAGTCGCGCGGGCAGGTCGTCATCACGCTCGACGCCGATCTGCAGAATCCGCCCGAGGAAATCGGCAAGCTCGTGGCGAAGATGCGCGAGGGCTACGACTACGTCGGCACGATCCGCAAGCAGCGCCAGGACAGCCTGTTCCGCCGCAAGGCCTCGGCCGCGATGAACCGGCTGCGCGAGCGCATCACGCGCATCAAGATGACCGACCAGGGCTGCATGCTGCGCGCCTACAGCCGCCAGATCATCGACACCATCAACCGCTGCGGCGAGGTCAACACCTTCATCCCGGCACTCGCCTACACGTTCGCGCAGAACCCGACCGAAATCGAGGTCGCGCACGAGGAGCGCTTCGCCGGCGAATCGAAGTATTCGCTCTACAGCCTGATCCGACTCAACTTCGATCTCGTGACCGGCTTCTCGGTGGTGCCGCTGCAGTGGCTGTCGTTCGTGGGCGTGATCCTGTCGATCGGCTCGGCCGCGCTGTTCCTGCTGCTGCTGATCCGCCGCTTCGTCATCGGCGCCGAGGTCCAGGGCGTGTTCACGCTGTTCGCGATCACGTTCTTCCTGCTCGGCGTGATCATCTTCGCGCTCGGCCTGCTCGGCGAATACATCGGACGAATCTACCAGCAGGTGCGTGCGCGGCCGCGCTACCTGATCCAGACCGTGCTCGAGGAGCGCCCCGAGCGCAGCCACCTGCCGCTGCCGGGCGGCGCCGGCCATCGCGTGGAGGCCAGCCGATGA
- a CDS encoding DegT/DnrJ/EryC1/StrS family aminotransferase, which yields MSQTSVPFLPFVKPEIDEETIQGVVDVLRSGWITTGPQNQRFEAALSEYCGGRPVRTFNSGTATLEIGLRIAGVGPGDEVITTPASWVATSNVIIETGATPVFVDIDPATRNLDLDALERAITPRTKALIPVYLGGLPVDMDRLYAIAREHRLRVIEDAAQALGASWHGKRIGAFGDLVSFSFHANKNITSIEGGALVLNDEDEALLAQKYRLQGITRTGFDGMDCDLLGGKYNLTDVAARVGLGQLEKIERFTAQRRALARAYFEGFAGGPAAALGVGLPLADFANSNWHMFQITLPLERLTLSRAEFMAQLKERGIGSGVHYPAIHLFTLYRARGFRGGMFPHAERFGASTVTLPLFTLMSGDDVTRVVDAVNQICERYGK from the coding sequence ATGAGCCAGACATCCGTGCCGTTTTTGCCGTTCGTCAAACCCGAGATCGACGAGGAAACCATCCAGGGCGTGGTCGACGTGCTGCGTTCGGGCTGGATCACCACCGGCCCGCAGAACCAGCGTTTCGAGGCCGCGCTGTCCGAGTACTGCGGCGGCCGGCCGGTACGGACCTTCAACTCGGGCACCGCGACGCTCGAGATCGGACTGCGCATCGCCGGGGTCGGTCCCGGCGACGAAGTGATCACCACCCCCGCGAGCTGGGTCGCCACCAGCAACGTGATCATCGAGACGGGCGCCACGCCGGTGTTCGTCGATATCGATCCGGCCACGCGCAACCTCGATCTCGACGCCCTCGAGCGCGCGATCACGCCGCGCACCAAGGCCTTGATCCCGGTCTATCTGGGCGGCCTGCCGGTCGACATGGATCGCCTCTACGCGATCGCGCGCGAGCACCGGCTGCGCGTGATCGAGGATGCCGCGCAGGCGCTCGGCGCCTCGTGGCACGGCAAGCGGATCGGCGCGTTCGGCGATCTGGTCTCGTTCAGCTTCCACGCCAACAAGAACATCACCTCGATCGAGGGCGGCGCGCTGGTGCTCAACGACGAGGACGAGGCGCTGCTGGCGCAGAAATACCGGCTGCAGGGCATCACGCGCACCGGCTTCGACGGGATGGACTGCGACCTGCTCGGCGGCAAGTACAATCTCACCGATGTCGCGGCCCGCGTCGGCCTCGGCCAGCTCGAGAAGATCGAGCGCTTCACGGCACAGCGCCGCGCGCTCGCCCGCGCCTACTTCGAGGGGTTCGCGGGCGGTCCCGCGGCGGCGCTCGGCGTCGGGCTGCCGCTGGCCGACTTCGCGAACAGCAACTGGCACATGTTCCAGATCACGCTGCCGCTCGAGCGGCTCACGCTCAGCCGCGCCGAATTCATGGCGCAGTTGAAGGAGCGCGGGATCGGCTCGGGGGTGCATTACCCGGCGATCCACCTGTTCACGCTGTACCGTGCGCGCGGCTTCCGCGGGGGGATGTTCCCGCACGCCGAGCGCTTCGGCGCCTCGACCGTCACGCTGCCGCTGTTCACGCTGATGAGCGGGGACGACGTGACGCGCGTGGTCGACGCCGTCAACCAGATTTGCGAACGATACGGAAAATAA
- a CDS encoding EamA family transporter has protein sequence MNPVSLVCIVTGVLLNACAQLLLKAGVNAVGHFEFTRANIIPVGFKIATQLPIIGGLGCYVLSVVVWIVGLSRVDVSIAYPMLSLGYVVNAFAAWYLFGEVLSVQRLIGIGIILVGVLVLARS, from the coding sequence ATGAATCCCGTTTCCCTCGTCTGCATCGTCACCGGCGTGCTGCTGAACGCCTGCGCGCAACTGCTGCTGAAGGCCGGCGTCAACGCCGTCGGCCATTTCGAGTTCACGCGCGCCAACATCATCCCGGTCGGCTTCAAGATCGCGACCCAGCTGCCGATCATCGGCGGGCTCGGCTGCTACGTGCTGAGCGTGGTGGTCTGGATCGTCGGGCTGTCGCGCGTGGACGTCTCGATCGCCTATCCGATGCTCTCGCTCGGCTATGTGGTGAACGCGTTCGCCGCCTGGTATCTGTTCGGCGAGGTGCTGTCGGTGCAGCGCCTGATCGGCATCGGCATCATCCTGGTGGGGGTGCTGGTGCTGGCGCGCAGTTGA
- a CDS encoding glycosyltransferase family 39 protein: protein MNDTPSRLPLNRAVLFLILLAFAAIWFGPLGLRHLIPSDEGRYAEMAREMFVTGDWITPRYNGYKYFEKPPLQTWLNALTFAWFGIGEWQARLYTALASFAGVLLVGYTGARVFNPLAGFCAAVVLAASPYWNLMGHFNTLDMGLSFWMAVTLCALLLAQRPGLTVRATRGWMWLCWASMALAVLSKGLVGVILPGAVLVLYTLIARDWALWRRLYLVSGIVIFFAIVAPWFVLVQQRNPEFFNFFFVVQQFRRYLTPEQNRPGPVYYFVGVLLVGFLPWLSVAVQSLRHAWRMPRQPNGFAPMTVLLVWSGFIFLFFSVSHSKLVSYVLPIAPSLALLLGAYLPLVSREHYRRHLLGYLVFLVAAAGGSIVLGRLGDARTPNALYVSFQHWVYAALAVAFVLTLVALWVNRRARAGIAATALVFGAGWLLLGTIGGTGHDAFGRYSSGALLAPAVRAAFAKLPPGTPFYSIEMLDHTLPFYVGHTTTLVAYQDELAFGISQQPEKWVPTIAEWERRWRAEPAALAVMRPERYAALAAQGLPMTVIARDTRRVIVEKPMAKPQS, encoded by the coding sequence ATGAACGATACGCCATCGAGGCTACCGCTCAACCGTGCCGTACTTTTCCTGATCCTGCTAGCGTTCGCCGCGATCTGGTTCGGCCCGCTCGGGCTGCGCCACCTGATCCCCAGCGATGAGGGCCGCTACGCCGAAATGGCGCGCGAGATGTTCGTGACCGGCGACTGGATCACGCCGCGCTACAACGGCTACAAGTATTTCGAAAAACCGCCGCTGCAGACCTGGCTGAACGCGCTGACGTTCGCCTGGTTCGGAATCGGCGAGTGGCAAGCACGGCTCTACACCGCGCTCGCGAGCTTCGCCGGCGTGCTGCTGGTCGGCTATACCGGGGCGCGCGTGTTCAATCCGCTGGCCGGCTTCTGCGCGGCGGTGGTGCTCGCCGCGTCGCCGTACTGGAACCTGATGGGCCACTTCAACACGCTCGACATGGGCCTGTCGTTCTGGATGGCCGTCACGCTCTGCGCGCTGCTGCTGGCGCAGCGCCCGGGCCTGACGGTGCGCGCCACGCGCGGCTGGATGTGGCTGTGCTGGGCCTCGATGGCGCTCGCGGTGCTGTCCAAGGGGCTGGTCGGCGTGATCCTGCCCGGCGCGGTGCTGGTGCTCTACACGCTGATTGCGCGCGACTGGGCGCTCTGGCGGCGCCTGTACCTGGTGAGCGGCATCGTGATCTTCTTCGCGATCGTCGCGCCGTGGTTCGTGCTGGTCCAGCAGCGCAACCCCGAATTCTTCAACTTCTTCTTCGTGGTCCAGCAGTTCCGCCGCTACCTGACGCCCGAGCAGAACCGGCCGGGCCCGGTCTACTATTTCGTCGGCGTGCTGCTGGTGGGCTTCCTGCCGTGGCTGTCGGTCGCCGTGCAGAGCCTGCGCCATGCATGGCGCATGCCGCGCCAGCCGAACGGCTTCGCGCCGATGACGGTGCTGCTGGTCTGGAGCGGCTTCATCTTCCTGTTCTTCAGCGTCTCGCACTCGAAGCTGGTGTCGTATGTCCTGCCGATCGCGCCGTCGCTCGCCCTGCTGCTGGGCGCCTACCTGCCGCTCGTCTCGCGCGAGCACTACCGCCGCCATCTGCTCGGCTACCTGGTGTTCCTGGTGGCGGCCGCCGGCGGCTCGATCGTGCTCGGCCGCCTTGGCGACGCGCGCACTCCGAACGCGCTCTACGTCAGCTTCCAGCACTGGGTCTACGCGGCGCTCGCGGTCGCGTTCGTGCTCACCCTCGTCGCGCTGTGGGTGAACCGCCGTGCGCGGGCCGGCATCGCCGCGACGGCGCTGGTGTTCGGCGCCGGCTGGCTGCTGCTCGGCACCATCGGCGGCACCGGCCACGATGCGTTCGGCCGCTACAGCTCGGGCGCGCTGCTCGCGCCGGCGGTGCGCGCCGCATTCGCGAAGCTGCCGCCCGGCACGCCGTTCTACTCGATCGAGATGCTCGACCACACGCTGCCGTTCTACGTCGGCCACACCACCACGCTGGTCGCCTACCAGGACGAACTCGCGTTCGGCATCTCGCAGCAGCCTGAAAAATGGGTGCCGACCATCGCGGAATGGGAGCGCCGCTGGCGCGCCGAGCCGGCCGCACTCGCGGTGATGCGCCCCGAGCGCTACGCCGCGCTGGCCGCGCAAGGCCTGCCGATGACGGTGATCGCGCGCGACACGCGCCGCGTGATCGTCGAGAAACCCATGGCCAAGCCGCAATCCTGA
- a CDS encoding Mth938-like domain-containing protein — MKLHQDPSDALNTVTGYGPDYVDINLARHEHSVIVLPGAPVAPWPVASFEALAPEHFTMLLDPAPEVVIFGSGARLRFPHPRLTAALTARRIGVETMDFQAACRTYNILMAEGRKVAAVLLIERAG; from the coding sequence TTGAAACTACATCAGGACCCGAGCGACGCGCTCAATACCGTCACCGGCTACGGCCCCGATTATGTCGACATCAACCTGGCACGCCACGAACACAGCGTGATCGTGCTGCCGGGCGCCCCGGTGGCGCCATGGCCCGTGGCCTCGTTCGAGGCGCTCGCGCCCGAACATTTCACGATGCTGCTCGATCCGGCCCCGGAAGTGGTGATCTTCGGCAGCGGCGCGAGGCTGCGCTTTCCGCACCCGCGCCTGACCGCCGCGCTGACGGCGCGCCGGATCGGCGTGGAGACGATGGACTTCCAGGCCGCCTGCCGCACCTACAACATCCTGATGGCCGAGGGCCGCAAGGTGGCTGCCGTGCTGCTGATCGAGCGCGCGGGCTGA
- a CDS encoding pyridoxal phosphate-dependent aminotransferase yields MKPIQKSNKLLNVCYDIRGPVLEHAKRLEEEGHKIIKLNIGNLAPFGFEAPDEIIQDMIRNLPASSGYSDSKGVFSARKAVMHYTQQKGVKGVELDDIYIGNGASELIVMATQALLNDGDEVLLPAPDYPLWTAAVSLSGGTPVHYVCDESNRWMPDPDDIRRKITPNTKALVVINPNNPTGALYSDELLGELIAIAREHGLVIFADEVYDKILYDGKTHTALASLAEDVITVTFNSLSKSYRSCGYRAGWMFVAGLTGENRRRAKDYLEGLGILSSMRLCANVPGQFAIQTALGGYQSINELLVPSGRLYRQRELAYDMLTAIPGVTCVKPDAALYMFPRLDPKLYPIQNDQQFILDLLLKERVLLVQGTGFNWPTPDHFRVVFLPNVDDLADSINRIARFLDGYRKQHAA; encoded by the coding sequence GTGAAACCGATTCAGAAATCCAACAAGCTGCTCAACGTGTGCTATGACATTCGCGGCCCGGTGCTCGAGCACGCGAAGCGCCTCGAGGAAGAAGGCCACAAGATCATCAAGCTGAACATCGGCAACCTGGCGCCGTTCGGCTTCGAGGCCCCCGACGAGATCATCCAGGACATGATCCGCAACCTGCCGGCGTCCTCGGGCTACTCGGATTCGAAGGGCGTGTTCTCGGCGCGCAAGGCGGTGATGCACTACACGCAGCAAAAGGGCGTGAAGGGCGTCGAGCTCGACGACATCTACATCGGCAACGGCGCCTCGGAACTGATCGTGATGGCCACCCAGGCGCTCCTGAACGACGGCGACGAGGTGCTGCTGCCGGCACCCGACTACCCGCTCTGGACCGCGGCCGTGAGCCTGTCGGGCGGCACGCCCGTCCACTACGTCTGCGACGAGTCGAACCGCTGGATGCCCGATCCCGACGACATTCGCCGCAAGATCACGCCGAACACCAAGGCGCTCGTCGTGATCAACCCGAACAATCCCACCGGCGCGCTCTATTCGGACGAACTGCTGGGCGAGCTGATCGCGATCGCACGCGAGCACGGCCTCGTGATCTTCGCCGACGAGGTCTACGACAAGATCCTCTACGACGGCAAGACCCACACCGCGCTCGCCTCGCTGGCCGAGGACGTGATCACGGTCACCTTCAACAGCCTCTCGAAGAGCTACCGCTCGTGCGGCTACCGCGCCGGCTGGATGTTCGTGGCCGGCCTGACGGGCGAGAACCGCCGCCGCGCGAAGGATTACCTGGAGGGGCTCGGGATCCTCTCGTCGATGCGCCTGTGCGCCAACGTGCCGGGCCAGTTCGCGATCCAGACGGCGCTCGGCGGCTACCAGAGCATCAACGAGCTGCTGGTGCCGAGCGGGCGCCTGTACCGCCAGCGCGAGCTCGCCTACGACATGCTGACGGCGATTCCCGGCGTCACCTGCGTGAAGCCGGACGCCGCGCTCTACATGTTCCCGCGGCTCGATCCGAAGCTCTACCCGATCCAGAACGATCAGCAGTTCATTCTCGATCTGCTGCTCAAGGAGCGCGTGCTGCTGGTGCAGGGCACCGGGTTCAACTGGCCGACGCCCGACCATTTCCGGGTGGTGTTCCTGCCGAACGTCGACGACCTGGCCGATTCGATCAACCGGATCGCGCGCTTCCTAGACGGCTACCGCAAGCAGCACGCGGCCTGA
- a CDS encoding homoserine dehydrogenase, with product MEPIKVALLGFGTVGGGTFEVLRRNQEEIKRRAGRGIVVTRIAVRNPAKVQAALGERAGIEVSTDFHAAVDDPAISIVAEMIGGTGIARELALRAIANGKHVVTANKALLAVHGSEIFAAAREKGVMVAFEAAVAGGIPIIKALREGLTANRIQYIAGIINGTTNYILSEMRERGLDFATALAGAQALGYAEADPTFDIEGVDAAHKATIMSAIAFGVPVQFERAYVEGISKLAATDIRYAEELGYRIKLLGIARRAEAGIELRVHPTLVPEKRLLANVEGAMNAVVVHGDAVGTTLYYGKGAGAEPTASAVVADLVDVTRLHTADPEHRVPHLAFQPESLSNTPILPIEDVTSGYYLRLRVADETGVMADITRILAESGISIDALLQKESDQIDGGADETDIILITHVTVERNVNAAIARIEALSTVRSQVTKLRMEALN from the coding sequence ATGGAACCGATCAAAGTCGCCCTGTTGGGCTTCGGCACCGTCGGCGGCGGCACCTTCGAGGTGCTGCGCCGCAACCAGGAAGAAATCAAACGGCGCGCCGGCCGGGGCATCGTGGTCACGCGCATCGCGGTCCGTAATCCGGCGAAGGTGCAGGCCGCGCTCGGCGAGCGCGCCGGCATCGAGGTCAGCACCGATTTCCACGCGGCGGTGGACGATCCCGCGATTTCGATCGTCGCCGAGATGATCGGCGGCACCGGCATCGCGCGCGAGCTGGCGCTGCGCGCGATCGCCAACGGCAAGCACGTGGTGACCGCCAACAAGGCGCTGCTCGCCGTGCATGGCAGCGAGATCTTCGCGGCCGCGCGCGAGAAGGGCGTGATGGTGGCGTTCGAGGCGGCCGTGGCGGGCGGCATCCCGATCATCAAGGCGCTGCGCGAGGGCCTCACGGCCAACCGCATCCAGTACATCGCCGGCATCATCAACGGCACCACCAACTACATCCTGTCCGAGATGCGCGAGCGCGGCCTCGACTTCGCGACGGCGCTGGCGGGCGCGCAGGCGCTCGGCTACGCCGAGGCGGACCCGACCTTCGACATCGAGGGCGTGGACGCGGCGCACAAGGCCACCATCATGAGCGCGATCGCGTTCGGCGTGCCGGTGCAGTTCGAGCGCGCCTACGTGGAGGGCATCAGCAAGCTGGCCGCCACCGACATCCGCTATGCCGAGGAGCTCGGCTACCGCATCAAGCTGCTGGGCATCGCGCGCCGCGCCGAGGCCGGCATCGAACTGCGGGTGCACCCGACGCTGGTGCCCGAGAAGCGCCTGCTCGCCAACGTCGAGGGGGCGATGAACGCGGTGGTGGTGCATGGCGACGCGGTCGGCACGACGCTCTATTACGGCAAGGGCGCGGGCGCCGAGCCCACCGCCTCGGCCGTGGTCGCCGACCTAGTGGACGTCACGCGCCTGCACACGGCCGACCCCGAGCACCGCGTGCCGCACCTCGCCTTCCAGCCGGAAAGTCTGTCGAACACGCCGATCCTGCCGATCGAGGACGTCACCAGCGGCTATTACCTGCGCCTGCGGGTGGCCGACGAGACCGGCGTGATGGCCGACATCACGCGCATCCTCGCCGAATCGGGCATCTCGATCGACGCGCTGCTGCAGAAGGAGTCGGACCAGATCGACGGTGGCGCCGACGAAACCGACATCATCCTGATCACGCACGTGACGGTCGAGCGCAACGTGAACGCCGCGATCGCGCGTATCGAGGCGCTCTCCACGGTGCGCTCGCAGGTCACGAAGCTGCGCATGGAAGCGCTAAACTGA
- the thrC gene encoding threonine synthase, with translation MNYISTRGAGIGEHHTFSDILLGGLAKDGGLYLPAEYPRVSAAELARWRALPYADLAFEVLSKFSDDIPADELRALTRRTYRAEVYANTRHGENAADITPIKPLGTEGGAPISLLELSNGPTLAFKDMAMQLLGNLFEATLAKHGETLNILGATSGDTGSAAEYAMRGKVGVRVFMLSPHGKMSAFQRAQMYSLQDPNIFNLAVEGVFDDAQDIVKAVSNDHAFKARHKIGTVNSINWARVVAQVVYYFKGYFAATTSNEQRVSFTVPSGNFGNVCAGHIARMMGLPIEKLVVATNENDVLDEFFRTGRYRVRGAAQTYHTSSPSMDISKASNFERFVFDLLGRDPARVLQLFRDVEEKGGFDLAASGDFARVAEFGFVSGRSTHEDRLATIRDVYQRYATMIDTHTADGVKVAREHLQPGVPMVVLETAQPIKFGETIREALGREAERPAGFEGIEALPQRFEVVQADVQQVKDFIVAHTGG, from the coding sequence ATGAATTACATTTCGACGCGCGGCGCCGGCATCGGCGAGCACCATACGTTTTCTGACATCCTGCTCGGCGGCCTGGCGAAGGACGGCGGGCTCTACCTGCCCGCCGAGTACCCGCGCGTGAGCGCGGCTGAGCTCGCACGCTGGCGCGCGCTGCCGTATGCCGACCTCGCTTTCGAGGTGCTCTCGAAGTTCAGCGACGACATCCCCGCCGACGAGCTGCGCGCGCTCACGCGCCGTACCTACCGCGCCGAGGTCTACGCCAACACGCGGCATGGCGAGAACGCGGCCGACATCACGCCGATCAAGCCGCTCGGTACCGAGGGCGGCGCGCCGATCTCGCTGCTCGAACTGTCCAACGGGCCGACGCTCGCGTTCAAGGACATGGCGATGCAGCTGCTCGGCAACCTGTTCGAGGCCACGCTCGCCAAGCACGGCGAGACGCTGAACATCCTCGGCGCGACTTCGGGCGACACCGGCAGCGCGGCCGAGTATGCGATGCGCGGCAAGGTCGGCGTGCGCGTGTTCATGCTCTCGCCGCACGGCAAGATGAGCGCGTTCCAGCGCGCGCAGATGTACAGCCTGCAGGACCCGAACATCTTCAACCTCGCCGTCGAGGGCGTGTTCGACGACGCGCAGGACATCGTCAAGGCGGTCTCGAACGACCACGCCTTCAAGGCGCGGCACAAGATCGGCACGGTCAACTCGATCAACTGGGCCCGCGTGGTCGCGCAGGTCGTCTACTACTTCAAGGGCTACTTCGCGGCCACCACGAGCAACGAGCAGCGCGTCTCGTTTACGGTGCCGTCGGGCAACTTCGGCAACGTCTGCGCCGGCCACATCGCGCGCATGATGGGCCTGCCGATCGAGAAGCTGGTGGTGGCGACCAACGAGAACGACGTGCTCGACGAGTTCTTCCGCACCGGCCGCTACCGCGTGCGCGGCGCCGCGCAGACCTATCACACGAGCAGCCCGAGCATGGACATCTCGAAGGCGTCGAACTTCGAGCGCTTCGTGTTCGACCTGCTCGGCCGCGACCCGGCACGCGTGCTGCAGCTGTTTCGCGACGTCGAGGAGAAGGGCGGCTTCGATCTGGCGGCGAGCGGCGACTTCGCGCGCGTGGCCGAGTTCGGCTTCGTGTCGGGGCGCAGCACGCACGAGGACCGTCTCGCGACCATCCGCGACGTCTACCAGCGCTACGCGACGATGATCGACACGCACACGGCCGACGGCGTGAAGGTCGCGCGCGAACACCTGCAGCCGGGCGTGCCGATGGTCGTGCTGGAGACGGCGCAGCCGATCAAGTTCGGCGAGACGATTCGCGAGGCGCTCGGCCGCGAGGCGGAGCGCCCGGCAGGGTTCGAGGGCATCGAGGCGCTGCCGCAGCGCTTCGAGGTCGTGCAGGCCGACGTGCAGCAGGTGAAGGACTTCATCGTCGCGCATACGGGCGGCTGA
- the glp gene encoding gephyrin-like molybdotransferase Glp encodes MSTPASQAPRAPLLSTAEALAALLGAAAPLAQTETVPTLDALGRVLAVDVVSPLDVPPMAISAMDGYAVRVADLTQGTRRLPVSQRIPAGHAAAPLAAGTAARIFTGAPLPPGADAVVMQEQAEAAGEAVDILHTPKAGEWITAQGADIRRGTVILPAGTRLAPQALGLAASVGCAHLTVRRRVKVAVFFTGDELTMPGEPLAPGAIYNSNRFTLRGLLERFGCEVSDFGIVPDSLDATRATLREAARDHDLIVTSGGVSVGEEDHVKPAVEAEGRLTLWQIAMKPGKPLAHGAVRRGAGNGADGGGSAGEAHFIGLPGNPVSSFVTFLLFVRPFLLRLAGAAQVAPRALSLRADFTLAKGDRRNEFLRARVNEAGGLDLYPNQSSAVLTSTVWGDGLIDNPPNHAISAGETVRFLPFSDLLG; translated from the coding sequence ATGTCCACCCCCGCATCCCAGGCGCCGCGCGCGCCGCTGCTGTCGACCGCCGAGGCGCTCGCCGCGCTGCTCGGCGCCGCCGCGCCGCTCGCGCAGACCGAAACCGTGCCGACGCTCGACGCGCTCGGCCGCGTGCTGGCCGTCGACGTGGTGTCGCCGCTCGACGTGCCGCCGATGGCGATCAGCGCGATGGACGGCTACGCGGTGCGCGTCGCCGACCTGACCCAGGGCACGCGCCGGCTGCCCGTCTCGCAGCGGATTCCCGCCGGTCACGCGGCCGCGCCGCTGGCGGCCGGCACCGCCGCGCGCATCTTCACCGGCGCGCCGCTGCCGCCCGGCGCCGATGCCGTGGTGATGCAGGAGCAGGCCGAGGCCGCGGGCGAGGCGGTCGACATCCTGCATACGCCGAAGGCCGGTGAATGGATCACGGCGCAGGGCGCCGACATCCGGCGCGGCACGGTGATCCTGCCGGCCGGCACGCGGCTCGCGCCGCAGGCGCTCGGCCTGGCCGCCTCGGTCGGCTGCGCGCATCTGACGGTGCGGCGCCGCGTGAAGGTGGCGGTGTTCTTTACCGGCGACGAGCTGACCATGCCGGGCGAGCCGCTCGCGCCGGGCGCGATCTACAACTCGAACCGCTTCACGCTGCGCGGGCTGCTCGAACGCTTCGGCTGCGAGGTCAGCGATTTCGGCATCGTGCCCGACTCGCTCGACGCGACACGCGCCACGCTGCGCGAGGCCGCGCGGGATCACGACCTGATCGTGACGAGCGGCGGCGTGTCGGTGGGCGAGGAGGACCACGTGAAGCCGGCCGTCGAGGCCGAGGGGCGCCTCACGCTCTGGCAGATCGCGATGAAGCCGGGCAAGCCGCTCGCCCATGGCGCCGTGCGGCGTGGGGCGGGCAATGGCGCGGATGGCGGCGGGAGCGCCGGCGAGGCGCATTTCATTGGCCTGCCCGGCAACCCGGTATCGAGCTTCGTCACCTTCCTGCTGTTCGTGCGGCCGTTCCTGCTGCGGCTCGCGGGCGCCGCCCAGGTCGCGCCGCGCGCGCTGTCGCTGCGCGCCGATTTCACGCTCGCCAAGGGGGACCGGCGCAACGAGTTCCTGCGCGCGCGCGTCAACGAGGCGGGTGGCCTCGACCTCTACCCGAACCAGAGCTCGGCGGTGTTGACCTCGACCGTCTGGGGCGACGGCCTGATCGACAACCCGCCCAATCACGCGATCAGCGCCGGCGAGACGGTGCGGTTCCTTCCCTTTTCCGACCTGCTCGGCTGA
- the moaD gene encoding molybdopterin converting factor subunit 1 codes for MKIELKFFASVREALGVASESVTVPDGIATVGDVRAWLRTRGGAWAETLADGRALRMACNHVMTDADTRLTDGCEVAFFPPVTGG; via the coding sequence ATGAAGATCGAACTGAAATTCTTTGCGAGCGTGCGCGAGGCGCTCGGCGTGGCAAGCGAATCCGTGACGGTGCCGGACGGCATCGCCACCGTGGGCGACGTGCGCGCCTGGCTGCGCACGCGCGGCGGCGCCTGGGCCGAAACGCTGGCCGACGGCCGCGCGCTGCGCATGGCCTGCAATCATGTGATGACCGACGCGGATACGCGCCTTACCGACGGCTGCGAAGTCGCGTTCTTTCCGCCGGTGACGGGCGGCTGA
- the moaE gene encoding molybdopterin synthase catalytic subunit MoaE, translating into MATIRVQTDDFEVGAELAALRARNPRIGAVACFIGTVRDLNEGDSVAALELEHYPGMTEKALEAIAADAIARWPGIDVTIVHRVGRLLPLDQIVLVATVSAHRGEAFASCEFVMDYLKTQAPFWKKETTPAGERWVDARSSDDAALARWGLASGNAR; encoded by the coding sequence ATGGCCACGATCCGGGTGCAGACCGACGATTTCGAGGTGGGCGCGGAGCTGGCCGCGCTGCGCGCGCGCAATCCGCGCATCGGCGCGGTGGCCTGCTTCATCGGCACGGTGCGCGACCTCAACGAGGGCGATTCGGTCGCCGCGCTCGAACTCGAGCACTATCCGGGCATGACCGAGAAGGCGCTCGAGGCGATCGCGGCCGACGCGATCGCGCGCTGGCCCGGCATCGACGTGACGATCGTGCATCGCGTCGGCCGGCTGCTGCCGCTCGACCAGATCGTGCTGGTGGCGACGGTGTCCGCTCATCGCGGCGAGGCCTTCGCCTCCTGCGAGTTCGTGATGGACTACCTGAAGACGCAGGCGCCGTTCTGGAAGAAGGAGACCACCCCGGCCGGCGAGCGCTGGGTCGACGCGCGCAGCAGCGACGATGCCGCGCTCGCGCGCTGGGGCCTCGCCTCCGGCAACGCGCGCTGA